A region of Xyrauchen texanus isolate HMW12.3.18 unplaced genomic scaffold, RBS_HiC_50CHRs HiC_scaffold_685, whole genome shotgun sequence DNA encodes the following proteins:
- the LOC127642547 gene encoding protein-lysine methyltransferase METTL21C-like, which produces AWVTATDLPDVLNNLKFNLSRNTRGRCRYTPQVAALAWGQDVKRNFPSPVYHYDYVLCAEVVYHHKFVDDLLNTMQYFCKPSTTIIWANKVRFESDLRFIENFKNIFNTTLLEDIPQEEVRIYQATARN; this is translated from the exons GTGCCTGGGTAACAGCCACAGATCTGCCTGATGTTCTGAACAACCTGAAATTTAACCTTTCCCGCAACACAAGGGGCCGCTGCAGGTACACACCTCAGGTTGCAGCTCTGGCGTGGGGTCAGGATGTGAAACGCAACTTTCCCAGCCCTGTCTACCATTACGACTATGTGCTGTGTGCCGAGGTGGTTTATCATCACAAATTTGTAGACGATCTATTGAACACCATGCAATACTTCTGCAAGCCAAGCACCACCATAATATGGGCAAACAAG GTGCGATTTGAGTCTGACCTGCGTTTCATTGAAAATTTCAAAAACATCTTTAACACCACATTGTTGGAAGACATCCCGCAAGAGGAGGTAAGGATCTACCAAGCCACAGCAAGGAACTGA